The Rhododendron vialii isolate Sample 1 chromosome 5a, ASM3025357v1 genome contains a region encoding:
- the LOC131326069 gene encoding ethylene-overproduction protein 1, with translation MQNNIFATMRSLKIMEGCKGTQVYALNSSGTGGGGGVGSVGEKFLQHLQDHLRVNSIRSKSTRSFQTNNVQVDNNNTVLAEALATYGLPQSDLLEPLIEPCLKSVDFVNTLASVYRRIESCPQFEKSGVYLEQCAIFRGLPDPKLFRRSLRSARQHAVDVHSKVVLSSWLRFERREDELIGTSSMDCCGRNIECPKNSLVSGYNPESVYDLCTCSQSRRQDTDVEISMGDGECSTSEEDFDMSFCIGDDEVRCIRYNIASLSRPFKQMLYGSFSESRREKINFSLNGISVKGMRAAEIFSREKSVDSFEPDVVLELLSLANRFCCEEMKTACDAYLASLVCDMERAMLLIEYGLDETAHLLVAACLQVFMRELPSSVHNPNVTRFFCSAEARERLAIAGHASFLLYYFLSQIAMDDDMKSNMTVMLLERLGECASESWQKQLAFHQLGCVMLERQEFKDAQKWFEEAVEAGHVYSLVGVARAKYKRGHKYEAYKMMNSLVSDYSPTGWMYQERSLYCSGKEKMMDLDTATELDPTLSYPFKYRAVLMMEESNIEAAIQEINRIIGFRVSPDCLELRAWFSISMGDYEHALIDVRAILTFEPNYMMFHGKLHGDHLVELLRHHVQQWSQADCWMQLYDRWSCVDDIGSLAVVHHMLANDPGKSLVRFRQSLLLLRLNCQKAAMRSLRLARNHSTSEQERLVYEGWLLYDTGHREEALAKAEESISIQRSFEAFFLKAYALADSNLDTESSSFVIQLLEEALRCPSDGLRKGQALNNLGSVYVDCDKLDLAADCYMNALNIKHTRAHQGLARVYHLKNQRKAAYDEMTKYIDKARSNASAYEKRSEYCDRDMAKSDLCMASQLDPLRTYPYRYRAAVLMDDHKEAEAISELSKAISFKPDLQLLHLRAAFHDSMGDYISTRRDCEAALCLDPSHTDTIELYQRAREPSDEQQQKERS, from the exons ATGCAGAACAATATATTTGCCACGATGCGTAGCTTGAAGATAATGGAAGGGTGTAAAGGCACACAAGTTTATGCCCTTAATTCATCCGGCACAGGCGGTGGCGGTGGAGTTGGAAGCGTGGGGGAAAAGTTTCTCCAACACCTCCAAGACCATCTGAGGGTCAATTCAATTAGGTCGAAATCGACTCGGAGTTTCCAAACCAACAATGTCCAGGTTGACAACAACAACACTGTTTTAGCTGAAGCCCTGGCTACCTATGGCCTTCCGCAATCGGATTTGCTCGAGCCCCTAATCGAACCGTGTCTTAAATCTGTCGATTTTGTCAATACCCTGGCTAGTGTGTACCGGAGAATCGAGAGTTGTCCCCAATTCGAGAAATCGGGGGTGTATCTCGAGCAATGTGCAATTTTTCGGGGGCTACCAGATCCGAAATTGTTCCGGAGAAGCCTCCGATCAGCAAGGCAGCACGCGGTTGATGTCCATTCTAAGGTTGTGCTATCATCGTGGTTGAGgtttgagaggagagaggacgAGTTAATTGGGACATCATCAATGGACTGTTGTGGGAGGAATATAGAATGCCCAAAGAATAGTTTGGTTTCTGGGTATAATCCAGAATCGGTCTATGATCTGTGTACATGCTCCCAAAGTCGTAGGCAGGATACCGATGTTGAAATTTCGATGGGAGATGGTGAATGTTCGACTTCAGAGGAAGATTTTGATATGTCGTTTTGTATTGGTGATGATGAGGTAAGGTGTATTAGATATAACATTGCTTCTCTTTCGAGACCATTCAAACAAATGTTGTACGGTAGCTTTTCGGAGTCACGTAGAGAAAAGATTAATTTTTCACTAAATGGGATTTCTGTAAAGGGTATGAGAGCTGCTGAGATATTTAGCCGGGAAAAAAGTGTGGATTCTTTTGAACCAGATGTGGTTTTGGAGCTTCTCTCCTTGGCAAACAGGTTTTGTTGCGAGGAGATGAAGACTGCTTGTGATGCATATCTAGCATCCCTGGTTTGTGACATGGAGAGAGCAATGTTACTTATTGAGTATGGATTGGATGAGACCGCGCACCTTTTGGTGGCCGCTTGCTTGCAAGTATTTATGAGGGAGCTACCGAGTTCAGTACACAACCCAAATGTGACGAGATTCTTTTGTAGTGCAGAGGCTAGGGAAAGATTAGCTATAGCTGGACATGCTTCATTTTTATTGTACTACTTTTTAAGCCAAATTGCTATGGACGATGATATGAAATCGAATATGACAGTTATGCTATTGGAGAGGTTGGGAGAGTGTGCATCTGAAAGCTGGCAAAAACAACTTGCATTTCACCAGTTGGGTTGTGTAATGCTTGAAAGGCAGGAATTCAAGGATGCGCAGAAGTGGTTTGAAGAAGCAGTTGAGGCCGGTCATGTTTATTCATTAGTAGGGGTTGCAAGGGCTAAGTATAAGCGTGGTCATAAATATGAAGCTTACAAAATGATGAACTCACTCGTTTCTGATTATTCACCAACCGGGTGGATGTATCAAGAGCGATCTCTATACTGTAGTGGGAAAGAGAAGATGATGGACTTGGATACAGCAACTGAATTAGACCCCACTCTTTCTTACCCGTTCAAGTAtagggctgttttgatgatggaggAAAGTAATATTGAAGCAGCCATCCAAGAGATCAACAGAATAATTGGTTTTAGGGTCTCTCCTGACTGTCTTGAACTGCGTGCttggttttcaatttcaatggggGATTATGAACATGCCTTGATAGATGTCCGGGCAATTCTGACCTTTGAGCCTAATTACATGATGTTCCATGGAAAGTTGCATGGGGACCACTTGGTAGAGCTCCTCCGCCACCATGTTCAGCAGTGGAGTCAAGCTGATTGCTGGATGCAGCTTTATGATCGGTGGTCCTGCGTTGATGATATCGGTTCTCTAGCTGTTGTGCACCACATGTTAGCAAATGATCCGGGGAAAAGCCTTGTACGCTTCCGTCAGTCTCTCCTCCTATTACG GTTGAACTGTCAAAAAGCTGCAATGCGTAGCTTGCGCCTCGCTCGAAATCATTCTACCTCTGAGCAAGAAAGGCTTGTCTATGAAGGATGGTTGTTATATGACACAGGCCATCGCGAAGAAGCATTAGCAAAAGCTGAAGAGTCCATTTCTATCCAGAGATCCTTTGAAGCTTTTTTCCTAAAAGCATATGCTTTAGCTGATTCAAATCTTGATACGGAGTCGTCATCGTTCGTTATCCAACTTCTCGAAGAAGCTCTTAGATGCCCCTCAGATGGCCTTAGAAAAGGACAA GCTTTAAACAATTTAGGGAGCGTGTATGTAGACTGTGACAAGCTGGATCTTGCTGCTGACTGCTACATGAATGCTCTCAATATCAAGCATACACGAGCACATCAGGGGCTGGCACGTGTATACCATCTCAAAAATCAGCGCAAAGCTGCATATGATGAGATGACAAAGTATATAGACAAGGCTAGGAGCAATGCATCGGCATATGAGAAACGTTCAGAGTACTGTGACCGTGACATGGCTAAGAGTGATCTGTGCATGGCTTCACAACTAGATCCTTTAAGGACATACCCATACCGATACCGAGCAGCTG